In the Diceros bicornis minor isolate mBicDic1 chromosome 22, mDicBic1.mat.cur, whole genome shotgun sequence genome, one interval contains:
- the LOC131419841 gene encoding ral guanine nucleotide dissociation stimulator-like, translating into MDAELFRKVVPSQCLGSTWGKRNKPSNEHLAHTVRATIDHFRRVASLVITTCLGDPSMMAQDRECKILKNFSSPCTVISVLQKTSIYHLKNTWGKFPGGESSEKLKEHYSQDESLSRELMTKGNGRMVIVWCRPHMGVMRRGLPRLPLGNQPP; encoded by the exons atggatgcg gagctcttccggaaggtggtgccctctcagtgcctgggctccacctggggcaagaggaacaagcccagcaatgagcacctggcacacaccgtccgggccaccatcgaccacttcagaagggtggccagcctcgtcatcaccacctgcctcggggacccgagcatgatggcccaggacagg gagtgcaagatcctgaagaacttctcctcgccctgcactgtcatctctgttctgcagaaaacatccatataccacctgaagaacacatgggggaagtttcctggtgg ggagagctctgaaaaacttaaggagcactatagccaagacgagtccttgagcagagaactgatgaccaag ggaaatggaaggatggtgatcgtgtggtgcaggcctcacatgggggtgatgag gaggggccttccacgtttgcccCTCGGaaatcagcccccatag